One Salvelinus fontinalis isolate EN_2023a chromosome 11, ASM2944872v1, whole genome shotgun sequence DNA window includes the following coding sequences:
- the LOC129865777 gene encoding excitatory amino acid transporter 3-like translates to MKEHRGWDLKGLLKRNWLLIATIVSVLLGIGLGVLVRDYASLSHLDKQYFGFPGDILMRMLKLVILPLIISSMITGVAALDSDVSGKIGLRAVVYYLTTTIIAVILGIALVIAIKPGVSQEAENIDRTENTQNVNTADTLLDLVRNMFPENIVQACFQQYKTTRKELEPSKVKRNTTTTMFPPLSTTVMATIFPPENITKDYIIVGSYSDGLNVLGLIVFCVAFGLVIGKMGERGRILLEFFDALNEATMRLVQIIMCYMPVGILFLIAAKIIEVEDWEVFRKLGMYMVTVLSGLAIHATVFLPLIYFVIVRKNPYTFALGMAQALVTALMISSSSATLPVTFRCAEENLRIDKRITRFVLPVGATINMDGTALYEAVAAIFIAQLNDYALDVGQIVTISVTATVASIGAAGVPNAGFVTMVIVLTAVGLPANDVTLIIAVDWLLDRFRTMINVLGDAYGAGIVQKLSRRELDRMDGTSDVTNPFALGTTLDNEECEKKSYVNGGFTVDKTDAISFTETSQF, encoded by the exons ggataGGCCTTGGGGTGTTGGTTAGGGACTATGCTTCCCTTTCCCACCTCGATAAGCAGTATTTTGGATTCCCGGGAGATATCCTGATGCGGATGCTCAAGCTGGTCATCCTGCCCCTCATCATCTCCAGCATGATAACAG GAGTGGCCGCCCTGGATTCGGATGTTTCCGGAAAGATAGGTTTGAGGGCTGTGGTTTATTACTTAACCACCACCATCATTGCAGTCATTTTGG GTATTGCATTGGTGATAGCCATCAAACCTGGTGTCTCTCAGGAGGCAGAAAACATCGACAGGACAGAGAACACACAAAACGTCAACACTGCCGACACACTACTGGATCTTGTCAG AAACATGTTTCCTGAAAACATAGTGCAGGCTTGTTTCCAACAG TACAAGACAACGCGCAAAGAGTTGGAACCCTCTAAAGTGAAGAGGAACACTACAACCAcaatgttccctcctctctctaccactgTCATGGCAACCATTTTCCCCCCAGAG AACATCACCAAGGACTATATAATAGTCGGGTCATATTCTGATGGGCTCAACGTGCTGGGCCTCATCGTGTTCTGTGTGGCGTTTGGCCTCGTCATTGGCAAGATGGGTGAAAGGGGACGCATTCTGCTGGAGTTCTTTGATGCTTTAAACGAGGCCACCATGAGGCTAGTTCAGATTATCATGTG CTATATGCCAGTGGGAATACTCTTCCTCATCGCTGCCAAGATCATCGAGGTAGAAGACTGGGAGGTCTTCAGGAAGTTGGGAATGTACATGGTGACAGTGTTGAGTGG CCTAGCTATCCACGCTACTGTTTTTTTGCCGCTGATCTACTTTGTCATTGTGAGGAAGAACCCGTATACCTTTGCCTTGGGGATGGCTCAGGCACTGGTCACTGCTCTCATGATCTCTTCCAG CTCTGCCACCCTGCCTGTCACCTTCCGCTGTGCCGAAGAGAACCTCCGGATCGACAAGAGGATCACCCGCTTCGTGTTGCCCGTGGGCGCCACCATCAACATGGACGGTACAGCTCTCTACGAGGCGGTCGCTGCCATCTTCATTGCCCAGCTCAACGACTATGCTCTTGACGTGGGTCAGATTGTCACCATCAG TGTAACAGCAACAGTAGCCAGCATCGGAGCCGCCGGTGTGCCTAACGCTGGTTTTGTTACCATGGTGATTGTGCTGACTGCGGTTGGACTACCGGCAAATGATGTCACTTTAATTATTGCTGTGGATTGGCTGCT AGACCGCTTCCGCACCATGATCAACGTGCTGGGAGATGCCTACGGAGCTGGCATCGTTCAGAAGCTGTCCAGGCGGGAGCTGGATAGGATGGACGGCACCTCGGACGTGACTAACCCCTTCGCCCTGGGGACCACGCTGGACAACGAGGAGTGTGAGAAGAAGTCCTACGTCAACGGCGGCTTCACCGTCGACAAAACTGACGCCATCTCCTTCACCGAGACCTCCCAGTTTTAG